The Bacteroidota bacterium genome includes a region encoding these proteins:
- a CDS encoding helix-turn-helix transcriptional regulator — translation MDNRRKKLEKMGFVSHGRHKDKVYGPKGSGTREQYEKDLKIELIGDFLKKLRKQENLTQEQLAELMKIDKSYISKIENNLKETKFGTIRRYVEALKVNKMSLKLEFNNGNSEVLELI, via the coding sequence ATGGATAACAGACGAAAAAAATTAGAAAAAATGGGATTTGTTTCCCATGGCAGACATAAAGACAAAGTTTATGGGCCAAAAGGGAGTGGCACTCGGGAACAATATGAAAAAGACCTGAAAATTGAATTAATCGGAGACTTTTTGAAAAAGCTACGAAAACAAGAGAATTTGACCCAAGAACAATTGGCAGAATTAATGAAAATAGACAAGTCTTATATTTCAAAAATTGAAAACAACCTGAAAGAGACAAAATTTGGGACAATCCGGAGATATGTTGAAGCATTGAAGGTGAACAAAATGTCATTAAAACTGGAATTTAACAATGGAAATTCAGAGGTTCTTGAACTGATTTAA
- a CDS encoding type II toxin-antitoxin system RelE/ParE family toxin — translation MDKRYEIYLSPEAQDFYDTLGLKEQRKIDFVIDKIELNLFGDWFKKLSGSNGIWEMVVDFRGVFHRLFSFFDTEEPNDPLIIVTHGFKKKTNKTPKKEIEKAEKFRNNYFSGHKK, via the coding sequence ATGGACAAAAGGTATGAAATTTATTTATCACCAGAAGCACAGGATTTCTATGATACATTAGGGTTAAAAGAACAACGGAAAATAGACTTTGTAATCGACAAAATAGAATTGAACCTTTTTGGGGATTGGTTTAAGAAATTATCTGGCTCAAATGGGATTTGGGAAATGGTTGTTGACTTCAGGGGTGTATTTCACAGGCTTTTTTCATTTTTTGATACGGAAGAACCAAATGACCCATTGATAATTGTGACCCATGGTTTCAAGAAAAAAACAAACAAGACCCCGAAAAAAGAAATTGAAAAAGCCGAAAAATTTAGAAACAATTATTTTTCAGGACATAAAAAATAA